The following are from one region of the Mesorhizobium sp. B2-8-5 genome:
- a CDS encoding DNA methyltransferase, with translation MNAPLAHPIADDPYLDFLRRKMQLAKADGFDVAPEDINPAGAPHCRAIVRWALKGGSRAIFASFGLHKTFMQIELMRLVGQFEPGLRLIVIPLGVRHEFFAEAEERFQDESGVTLKFIKSNVEIEGEDLIYLTNYESVLAGKIDVSRFVAASLDEAAVLRGYGTKTFQTFLPLFKSVRFKFVATATPSPNRTKELIHYAGFLGVMDTGQALTRFFQRNSESAGDLTLFPHKEDEFWLWVHSWAVFLQSPADLGFDDAGYVLPAVTVNWHEVPIDHSTAGYDRDGQGLLIRNTALGVTQASAAKRDSLPARIAKMSELIAQNPEAHSVLWHDLEDERRSIYGSQSIEANEENAVGFKHGRFRHLATKPEMSGAGNNFQKHCHWAIFVGIGFKFHDFIQAVHRIVRFGQRQECRIDIIYSEAEREVRRNLEGKWAEHERLMARMAEIIRRYGLDGLPLDDVLQRSIGVARREERGDGFIIAHNDAVLEARRTADASIGEIITSIPFANHYEYTASYNDFGHTDDNAHFWAQMDFLTPELLRILKPGRLACIHVKDRVLFGSVTGEGVPTVSPFHAEAIFHYLKHGFQYIGMITVVTDVVKENNQTYRLTYSEMMKDATKMGVGCPEYVLLFRRPQSDLSRGYADEPVVHDKPLVYADGTKTKGLTGTRKDHGTELTMRWSDGDRRAQVPGSGYTLARWQLDAHAFWPSSGDRLLTTDELVRLGPKPLRELFQRSFEGAIYDFERHVQLGEELAARDALSKTYMTLDPRSGDPGVWHDVVRMRTLNGEQAHRNLEKHVCPLQFDIVDRLIDRYSNAGDIIYDPFGGLMTVPYRAILKGRRGQASELSATYFSDGLRYCQEAEAKRAIPTMFDMLGLDDIDAAIAAETGKKYRQAIAETIAEAKAGDNRRTLRALRDQLLALSDSDLDREWNGFDDGLLYAYSEDGDELVIGDDIAEAAE, from the coding sequence ATGAACGCGCCTCTCGCCCACCCGATCGCCGACGATCCTTATCTCGATTTCCTGCGCCGCAAGATGCAGCTCGCCAAGGCGGACGGCTTCGACGTCGCCCCGGAGGACATCAACCCGGCCGGCGCGCCACATTGCCGGGCCATCGTGCGCTGGGCGCTGAAGGGCGGCAGCCGCGCCATCTTCGCGTCGTTCGGCCTGCACAAGACCTTCATGCAGATCGAGCTGATGCGCCTGGTTGGCCAGTTCGAGCCGGGCCTTCGGCTGATCGTCATCCCGCTCGGCGTGCGGCACGAGTTCTTCGCCGAGGCGGAAGAGCGGTTCCAGGACGAGTCCGGCGTCACGCTGAAATTCATCAAGTCCAACGTCGAAATCGAAGGCGAGGACCTGATCTATCTCACCAACTACGAGAGCGTCCTCGCCGGCAAGATCGACGTGTCGCGCTTCGTCGCGGCCTCGCTCGACGAGGCGGCGGTGCTGCGCGGCTATGGCACGAAGACGTTCCAGACCTTCCTGCCGCTGTTCAAATCGGTGCGCTTCAAATTCGTCGCCACGGCGACGCCGTCGCCGAACCGCACCAAGGAACTCATCCACTATGCCGGCTTCCTCGGCGTGATGGACACCGGCCAGGCGCTGACGCGCTTCTTCCAACGCAACTCGGAATCGGCCGGCGACCTGACGCTGTTCCCGCACAAGGAAGACGAGTTCTGGCTGTGGGTGCACAGCTGGGCGGTGTTCCTGCAATCGCCGGCCGACCTCGGCTTCGACGACGCCGGCTATGTGCTGCCGGCCGTGACGGTGAACTGGCACGAGGTGCCGATCGACCATTCGACGGCCGGCTACGACCGCGACGGCCAGGGCCTGCTCATTCGCAACACCGCGCTCGGCGTGACGCAGGCGAGCGCGGCCAAGCGCGACAGCCTGCCCGCCCGCATCGCCAAGATGTCGGAACTGATCGCGCAGAATCCTGAAGCGCACAGCGTGCTGTGGCACGACCTCGAGGACGAACGGCGCTCGATCTATGGCTCGCAGTCGATCGAGGCGAACGAAGAAAATGCCGTCGGCTTCAAGCATGGCCGGTTCCGGCATCTTGCCACCAAGCCGGAGATGTCGGGCGCCGGCAACAATTTCCAAAAACATTGCCATTGGGCCATCTTCGTCGGCATCGGCTTCAAGTTCCACGACTTCATCCAGGCGGTGCACCGCATCGTGCGCTTCGGCCAGCGCCAAGAATGCCGCATCGACATCATCTATTCCGAGGCCGAGCGCGAGGTGCGCCGCAACCTTGAAGGCAAATGGGCCGAGCATGAACGGCTGATGGCGCGCATGGCGGAGATCATCCGCCGCTACGGCCTCGACGGCCTGCCGCTGGACGACGTGCTGCAGCGCTCGATCGGCGTGGCGCGGCGCGAGGAGCGCGGCGACGGTTTTATCATAGCGCACAATGACGCGGTGCTGGAGGCGCGGCGCACGGCCGACGCGTCGATCGGCGAGATCATCACCTCGATCCCCTTCGCCAATCACTATGAATACACGGCGAGCTACAACGACTTCGGCCACACCGACGACAATGCGCATTTCTGGGCGCAGATGGACTTTTTGACGCCGGAGCTGCTGAGGATCCTGAAGCCCGGCCGGCTCGCCTGCATCCACGTCAAGGACCGCGTGCTGTTCGGCTCGGTGACCGGCGAAGGCGTGCCGACCGTCTCGCCTTTCCATGCCGAGGCGATCTTCCACTACCTGAAGCACGGGTTCCAGTACATCGGCATGATCACCGTCGTCACCGATGTGGTGAAGGAAAACAACCAGACCTATCGGCTGACCTATTCCGAGATGATGAAGGACGCCACCAAGATGGGCGTCGGCTGTCCGGAATATGTGCTGCTCTTCCGCCGGCCGCAGAGCGATCTCTCGCGCGGCTATGCCGACGAGCCGGTGGTGCATGACAAGCCGCTTGTCTACGCGGACGGGACGAAAACAAAAGGGCTCACCGGCACGCGGAAAGACCACGGCACCGAGCTGACAATGCGCTGGAGCGACGGCGACCGGCGCGCCCAGGTGCCGGGCAGCGGCTATACGCTGGCGCGCTGGCAGCTCGACGCGCACGCTTTCTGGCCGTCTTCCGGCGACCGGCTGCTGACGACCGACGAGCTGGTGCGGCTCGGCCCGAAGCCGCTGCGCGAACTGTTCCAGCGCTCATTCGAGGGCGCGATCTACGATTTCGAGAGGCATGTGCAGCTCGGCGAGGAACTGGCCGCGCGCGATGCTTTGTCGAAGACCTACATGACGCTCGATCCGCGTTCCGGCGATCCGGGCGTCTGGCACGACGTCGTGCGCATGCGCACGCTGAATGGCGAGCAGGCTCACCGCAATCTCGAAAAGCATGTCTGCCCGCTGCAGTTCGACATCGTCGACCGGCTGATCGACCGCTACAGCAACGCCGGCGACATCATCTATGACCCGTTCGGCGGGCTCATGACGGTGCCCTACCGCGCCATCCTGAAGGGGCGCCGCGGGCAGGCGTCCGAGCTTAGCGCGACCTATTTCAGCGACGGCCTGCGCTATTGCCAGGAGGCGGAAGCCAAGCGCGCCATCCCGACCATGTTCGACATGCTCGGCCTCGACGACATCGATGCCGCTATCGCGGCGGAGACCGGCAAGAAATATCGACAGGCAATCGC
- a CDS encoding HNH endonuclease signature motif containing protein — translation MSDRRALIRDRIFACVEIVDMGYVTPCHIWRGPDSGNGRGGGYPRMTLDGQTMAVHKVNWTNENGIIPGKKQLDHKCRVRLCIRENHLEMVTHLQNQKRRDLAKGIAPKRKRRKRRALPSSATAMEGMPA, via the coding sequence ATGAGCGACCGCCGCGCCCTTATCCGCGACCGGATATTCGCCTGTGTCGAGATCGTCGACATGGGCTACGTCACGCCTTGCCATATCTGGCGCGGTCCCGATTCAGGCAACGGGCGCGGCGGCGGCTATCCGCGCATGACGCTCGATGGCCAGACCATGGCCGTCCACAAAGTCAACTGGACCAACGAAAACGGGATCATTCCCGGCAAGAAACAGCTCGATCACAAGTGCCGCGTGCGGCTCTGCATCCGCGAAAACCATCTGGAGATGGTCACGCATCTGCAGAACCAGAAGCGGCGCGACCTGGCCAAAGGCATCGCGCCGAAGCGTAAACGCCGCAAGCGCAGGGCGCTGCCCTCCTCTGCCACGGCTATGGAGGGCATGCCGGCATGA
- a CDS encoding MT-A70 family methyltransferase, whose amino-acid sequence MKYQLLPRLSAEEYAALERSIIAHGVLVPVEYDEAGEIIDGHHRVEICESHGLVDWPRFVRKGLSEIDKRTLSRELNFARRHLSTAQKQAVIADQLRDTPSISSRAIAAMLGVDHKTVSAVRGKLVKGGEIPHHDEVEGKDGVRQPATKPIKTAFVPDQPNVREYMAGAKMIRAGQQELRHKVRLAHMDMVAEKGRSSAPQKLSRVYPVYCADPPWRFGVRSEVTGREKSAENHYPTLPTDEICELLSGLIGGEHPAVCFLWATNPMLLDGLRVLQACGFVYVHHWIWDKEVAGTGYWGRDRHELLLIGRRGDIAAPLPGTQPETVHRERKGKHSAKPDFFAEQIEKLFPGVARLELFARTARPGWDVWGYEVDPSKGPVDLSSAEKASEAAEGKPKRRARKAVTA is encoded by the coding sequence ATGAAGTATCAGCTGCTGCCCCGCCTGTCGGCCGAAGAATACGCTGCGCTCGAACGCTCGATCATCGCGCATGGCGTGCTGGTGCCGGTCGAATATGACGAAGCCGGCGAGATCATCGACGGCCATCACCGGGTCGAGATCTGCGAAAGCCACGGCCTGGTCGACTGGCCGCGCTTCGTGCGCAAGGGGCTGTCGGAGATCGACAAGCGCACCCTATCGCGCGAGCTGAACTTCGCCCGCCGTCACCTAAGCACGGCGCAAAAGCAGGCGGTGATCGCCGACCAGCTGCGCGATACGCCGTCGATCTCGTCGCGTGCTATCGCCGCGATGCTCGGCGTCGACCACAAGACGGTTTCTGCCGTGCGTGGCAAGCTGGTCAAGGGTGGGGAAATTCCCCACCACGACGAGGTCGAGGGTAAGGATGGCGTGCGCCAGCCGGCGACCAAGCCAATCAAGACTGCTTTCGTGCCCGACCAGCCGAATGTGCGCGAGTACATGGCCGGCGCCAAGATGATCCGTGCAGGACAGCAGGAGCTGCGCCACAAGGTTCGCCTGGCCCACATGGACATGGTCGCCGAGAAGGGCCGCTCCTCAGCACCGCAAAAACTCTCGCGCGTCTATCCGGTCTACTGTGCCGATCCGCCCTGGCGCTTCGGCGTGCGCTCGGAAGTGACAGGGCGCGAGAAGAGCGCGGAGAACCACTATCCGACGCTGCCGACGGACGAGATATGCGAGCTGCTTTCCGGCCTGATCGGCGGCGAGCATCCGGCCGTGTGCTTCCTTTGGGCCACAAACCCGATGCTGCTCGACGGCCTGCGCGTGTTGCAGGCCTGCGGCTTTGTCTATGTGCACCATTGGATATGGGACAAGGAAGTCGCCGGCACCGGCTATTGGGGCCGCGACAGGCATGAGCTGCTGCTGATCGGCCGCCGCGGCGACATCGCCGCGCCCCTGCCCGGCACCCAGCCGGAAACCGTGCATCGCGAGCGCAAGGGCAAGCACTCAGCGAAGCCGGACTTCTTCGCCGAGCAGATCGAGAAGCTGTTTCCCGGCGTCGCCAGGCTGGAGCTGTTCGCGCGCACGGCGCGGCCCGGCTGGGACGTGTGGGGTTACGAAGTCGATCCATCGAAAGGTCCAGTGGACCTTTCGTCGGCTGAGAAGGCCTCTGAGGCAGCGGAAGGGAAGCCAAAGCGCCGCGCCAGAAAGGCGGTGACGGCATGA
- a CDS encoding DUF2312 domain-containing protein: protein MQAAETTSTAQTVAAGQLRALIERIELLEEEKKDVSESIKEVYGEAKGTGFDTKAIRTIIRLRKKDPAERAEEDSILDLYKAALGMV from the coding sequence CTGCAGGCGGCTGAAACGACCAGCACGGCGCAGACCGTCGCGGCCGGGCAGCTTCGCGCCCTGATCGAGCGCATCGAGCTGCTCGAGGAAGAGAAGAAGGACGTCTCCGAAAGCATCAAGGAAGTCTATGGCGAGGCCAAGGGCACCGGCTTCGACACCAAGGCGATCCGCACCATCATCCGGCTGCGCAAGAAGGATCCTGCCGAGCGGGCCGAGGAGGACTCCATTCTCGACCTCTACAAGGCGGCGCTGGGGATGGTCTGA
- a CDS encoding phage regulatory CII family protein has protein sequence MVPNANARHFLLKAKQRDLIAAAGGIERAGEICSYGKSTVGRWANADSPDLMPLDVIFALEEETGRFDMSEAVCSARGRRFADVEAVAANGSVMAAHAEAVVRMGELMSEGALAFADGQLTPAESAQIDRSLAKVNNAVAEYRKVLAGAKAAGGLKVVGGE, from the coding sequence ATGGTACCGAATGCGAATGCGCGCCACTTCCTGCTCAAGGCCAAGCAGCGCGACCTGATCGCAGCCGCCGGCGGCATCGAGCGTGCCGGCGAGATCTGTTCCTACGGCAAGTCGACGGTCGGCCGCTGGGCCAATGCCGACAGTCCCGACCTGATGCCGCTCGACGTGATCTTCGCGCTCGAGGAAGAAACCGGCCGCTTCGACATGAGCGAGGCGGTCTGTTCAGCGCGCGGCCGGCGCTTCGCCGATGTCGAGGCGGTGGCCGCGAATGGCTCGGTGATGGCAGCGCATGCCGAAGCGGTTGTGCGCATGGGCGAGCTGATGAGCGAAGGCGCCCTGGCCTTCGCCGACGGCCAGCTGACGCCGGCCGAAAGCGCCCAGATCGACCGCTCGCTCGCCAAGGTGAACAACGCCGTCGCCGAATACCGCAAGGTCCTTGCCGGCGCGAAGGCCGCCGGCGGCCTGAAGGTGGTGGGAGGCGAGTGA